The genomic segment CTCGGATACCGTTTGGCGAGTTCGGCAAGCTCCACTTTTTCAAGCATCGCCATCCCGCGTGTCATCCGTTCCTTTTTCAAAGCCCGGTTTTTCCCGTGTTTTAATCCGTATGTGACGTTTTCAAGGACGTTCATATGCGGAAACAACAGCGGCTGCTGGAACATCATGACGACCGGACGTTTTTCGGTGCTGACTCCTGTGATGTCCTTTCCATCAAGGGAAATGGAACCGGAAGTCGCCTCTTCCAGTCCGGCCAGGCATCTGAGGAAAGTCGATTTCCCGCATCCTGAAGGGCCGACAAGGCTGATAATGGACCCTTTGGCGATTTCAAGGTCCAGAGATGAAAAGACCGGCTGATGTGAATATTTTTTTGTTAAGCCTTTGATTTTGACAAACATTTGCCTCTTCCTTTCTATGGTCTTTTTACCAGCTGTAAGTAAACTTGAATGGCTCCTTCAAAAATGGTGAGAAATAATATAGGCAGCAATGCGAAAACGGCGGAAAAACCTGCGATGACCGCTTCATCAGCGCTGTTGAAGTAAGGGTAATAAATCATCGGCAGCGTCGTCACCTGCCCGCCGCCGATTATGGCAGTGAGAACATACTGGCTCAGTGAAATGACAAAGACGAGCAAAGCCGTGCTTCTGATGCTCGGGAGCAATAACGGGAACGTGACGGTCCAAAATGCGGCCCCTTTTTGCGCCCCCAATGTCGCCGCCTGTTCATTCCATTCAATGCTTAACCTGTCAAATCCGGCTTTAAGCATCCTGATGGCGTATGGGAGAGTCGGAAGCAGATGGATCAGGATGACTCCAGCCATCCTATCGGCGAGCCCCAGCCTGATCATCGTCAAATGCATCCCCATCGCAATCGCCAAAACAGGTATCAGGATGGGCATGAGCAATACCGATTCAATAAACGTTTTTCCTTTGAAGTTATACCTGCTCAATGCACCGGCGGCCGGAATGGCGAGCAAAAAATTCAACACAACGACTGCTGTACCGATTATGATGGTCGTCTTGATGGAGTCAACAATGTCCGGATCTGTAAATATAATATGCCAGGCTCTGAAATCAATCTTGTCAGGTTTCCATTGCGGCCATGCCCATCCAAAACTGATGCTTTTAATGAGCAGCAGCAGGAAAGGTGCCACAAAAACCAGGAAGAAAACAAGTAGCATCGCAAATTGTTTCCCGTTTATCCTATTCAACTGCGTGCCTCCTCCCTGCTCCACCTTTTGCGCCATTTATGCGTCAGGCTGAGCAATAAAACACTGCCAGCCACCGTAACAATCGACAAACAGATCATAAGTGCCTGTGCAATCGGACGGTTTATCCAGCTGCCCTCATAAAACCACTGGAAAGCGAGGATCGGCAGCATTTTTGGATAGGTGACGCCAAGTAAAGCCGGCACCTCGAATGCTCCCATAATAAACGAAAATAAAATAAGTCCAATTTCAAGAAGAACAGGCCACATCCATGGGAACTCCACCGTCCTCCATACTTTCCAGCCGCTGCCGCCGAGCGTCCTGACAACATCTTCATATCGGAAGTCAAGCTCCTGATAGCCGGGCAATAGCATAAGAATAACAAACGGGATTTCCTTCCACATATAAGTTAAAATGACTCCTATATAGTATGGGTCGTTAACCAGAATCGGGAATCCACCCATATCAGATATTATGCCGACTTCAAATAAAACGGATGAAAACCAACCGCTCGGTGCAAAAAGCACAAAAACAAGATAAGCCGCCACAAAGTGGGGAATAAGCATCGGAAACCAGGCCATGAACTTCCAAAAATCTTTGCTGAACAATTTGAACATCATCCTTGTCAGCAGCACGCCGACAACGATGGAAAGGGCCGTCGATATGAAGGCCACTTGCAAACTGATCAAAAGGGAGTCAATGAATTCCCTGTCTTCAAACAAGGCATTGTAATTGGCAAGCGGCGAAGAGGGAGAAAGACTCTCCGCTCCCGCCATGAACAATCCGTATCCTACTATTAATAGTACAAATAATAAAGCGGGTGCAACATACAGGTACGGTTTGGATTTTTTATGGCTGTACGACTTCATTCTCCCAATGCTCCTTAATCCAGTCAGCATATCTGGCATCAAGTTCAGGCAGGATATCTTCAGCTGTCACGGTCGTTTCGCCGCCCAGTTCTTCCATTCGCTGAAGTTGTTCATCCATCAATTTTCCCGGATCGATGACTGAACCTTCTCCCCACATAGCCGGGGCAAGCTTGGCGATTTGCGCTTCCGGCGAAAGCATGAAGTTGATTGCCGTCATGGCTGCTGCTTCATTTGGACTGTTGAACGGGATGCTCAAATAATGGGTGTTTCCGATTGACCCCGGGTCGATCACAAGCGTTTCCGTTGTCTCCGGAAATACGCCGTCCTCAATCAAACT from the Bacillus marinisedimentorum genome contains:
- a CDS encoding ABC transporter permease, with the translated sequence MNRINGKQFAMLLVFFLVFVAPFLLLLIKSISFGWAWPQWKPDKIDFRAWHIIFTDPDIVDSIKTTIIIGTAVVVLNFLLAIPAAGALSRYNFKGKTFIESVLLMPILIPVLAIAMGMHLTMIRLGLADRMAGVILIHLLPTLPYAIRMLKAGFDRLSIEWNEQAATLGAQKGAAFWTVTFPLLLPSIRSTALLVFVISLSQYVLTAIIGGGQVTTLPMIYYPYFNSADEAVIAGFSAVFALLPILFLTIFEGAIQVYLQLVKRP
- a CDS encoding ABC transporter permease, yielding MKSYSHKKSKPYLYVAPALLFVLLIVGYGLFMAGAESLSPSSPLANYNALFEDREFIDSLLISLQVAFISTALSIVVGVLLTRMMFKLFSKDFWKFMAWFPMLIPHFVAAYLVFVLFAPSGWFSSVLFEVGIISDMGGFPILVNDPYYIGVILTYMWKEIPFVILMLLPGYQELDFRYEDVVRTLGGSGWKVWRTVEFPWMWPVLLEIGLILFSFIMGAFEVPALLGVTYPKMLPILAFQWFYEGSWINRPIAQALMICLSIVTVAGSVLLLSLTHKWRKRWSREEARS